The following are encoded in a window of Longibacter salinarum genomic DNA:
- a CDS encoding FecR family protein: protein MNDLHEAILFFEDLPPSQREDVLERLETDPDAAKTFHQWRTIERRIAEDFHNDLPERHLLVLFALEDRGDRGLLSTQEQMALDEARGDIERAMKRHPSLSDVVDNIQDARADFDDVWEKGWSESAASKSTRSVNGPLDTDPNIDLDVAPSALDPSTGRQDRSARASSGSASRTWRRIGATALVAAMAVLVVFLWPTEPERTVITVAEGETQVVDLADGSTVRLAGATQLSFNDATNSTFDRQVTLDFGRAFFEVAEKPRPQPFIVETPTSRTTVLGTQFGVEAEEDVTDVTLASGKVKVQSISDTSREVDLAPGQQSRVEKDAAPSAPKNVNLIAELGWSGLYIFNRTPVEEIASQLENRHNISVSIAPALQGEPVTGTFEQSMAPEEILSVVATALGANLEQDESGYTLVLDDQG, encoded by the coding sequence ATGAACGACCTGCACGAGGCCATCTTGTTTTTTGAGGATCTGCCTCCGAGTCAGCGGGAGGATGTTCTCGAGCGTCTCGAAACCGATCCTGATGCCGCGAAGACGTTTCACCAGTGGCGTACGATCGAACGTCGCATCGCAGAGGACTTCCACAACGATCTGCCGGAGCGTCATCTGCTGGTGCTGTTTGCCCTGGAAGATCGGGGTGATCGCGGTCTGCTGTCGACGCAGGAGCAGATGGCGCTCGATGAGGCTCGCGGAGATATCGAGCGGGCAATGAAACGCCATCCCTCGTTGAGTGATGTGGTCGACAACATCCAGGACGCCCGCGCTGATTTTGACGATGTGTGGGAGAAAGGATGGAGCGAGAGTGCCGCCAGCAAATCCACTCGGTCAGTCAACGGCCCGCTCGATACTGACCCGAACATCGATCTCGATGTCGCACCGTCGGCTCTAGACCCGTCCACGGGGCGGCAGGATCGAAGCGCTCGAGCGTCATCTGGTTCGGCGAGTCGTACATGGCGCCGAATCGGGGCAACGGCTCTCGTTGCGGCGATGGCCGTTCTGGTGGTCTTCCTCTGGCCAACGGAGCCGGAGCGGACCGTTATCACGGTGGCGGAAGGGGAGACGCAGGTTGTCGATCTTGCAGACGGGTCGACGGTTCGTCTTGCGGGAGCAACACAACTCAGTTTCAACGACGCGACGAATAGTACGTTTGACCGACAAGTCACTCTGGACTTCGGCCGGGCGTTCTTCGAGGTGGCAGAAAAGCCGCGTCCCCAGCCGTTCATCGTCGAAACGCCGACGTCTCGCACGACGGTACTCGGCACTCAGTTTGGCGTTGAAGCAGAAGAGGATGTGACGGATGTGACGCTGGCCAGCGGTAAGGTCAAGGTTCAGTCCATCTCTGATACGAGTCGAGAGGTTGACCTTGCACCGGGGCAGCAGAGCCGCGTGGAGAAAGATGCTGCACCTTCCGCGCCGAAAAATGTGAATCTGATCGCGGAGCTCGGTTGGAGCGGGCTCTATATCTTCAACCGGACGCCTGTAGAAGAGATTGCGTCTCAACTTGAGAACCGACACAACATTTCGGTTTCTATCGCACCTGCACTTCAGGGTGAACCGGTCACAGGTACTTTCGAGCAGTCGATGGCTCCGGAGGAGATTCTGTCCGTCGTCGCTACCGCTCTCGGTGCTAATCTCGAACAGGACGAGTCGGGCTACACTCTCGTGCTCGACGATCAAGGATAG